Below is a genomic region from Amphiura filiformis chromosome 19, Afil_fr2py, whole genome shotgun sequence.
ATCAAGAATGCCTCGCAAGAACTTTCATCTCTGGTTTCGTTAACCATTGTGGGAGCACTACCATATCATCATTTTTATCGTGAAGGTTTTGGATGTAGTTACCCAGATTTGGTTGAATTCACCAAATTGACATATCTTGCAATTGATAAGACAGATGCATGTATTGATTTATGTTCGCATCCAGCACTTCAGACTTTACATTTAATTGGAGGTAGAATGAGTATTGATGATATATGTCCTATAACACCACCATTGAAATCTTTAACCTTGGGGCCATGGTATtcatacaacataactcaagcaTATGAAAAGCTGCATAATCTCAGGAGCATTTCTCTCATGTTTGCGATCTCAGTCTGGGATTTCATCCAGCCATTGCAGTGGTTAAACTCTCCACTTGAAAATGTAACTCTTATTTATGGTAAAAAGGTGCCTATGCCACCATTCTTCAATGCGTTAACTTTTGAACCACTTGCCATGATGAATGCATCCTTGCACAGGCTTACATTAAGTGCGCAGACACATATTGAAATAGACGGGTCACCATTCAAATGGTTTCCTAAACTTCAAAGGCTGGTGATAGAGAGTAACTCCCTTACAACATTGTCTGAATTCTCCTTCAAAGGCTTAGACAATTTACAAGAACTATATTTAAATATTCACAATACTGATATTTTTGCATCTAAAGCTTTGCATATATTTTATGGGAAGAATTCTCTCAAAACTTTGAATCTTGCCAATAATGATATTAACTTCAAATATTTGGAATTTGAAATATGGGATGGGCTTTGTCAGATTCAATCTCTTGAGTATTTAGAATTGTCAGACAACCAAGTTGCTTTTGCTCTTGCAAGGTGTACATTCCCTCACTTACAAACACTAGTGGCACAACAAGTTGGTGGTTTTTCAGTTTCATTACGGACATTGGATTTACACAGCATGGCACCAAATTTGCAAACAATTTACATCAGTAAAACATATGTTGGTTATTCTTTAGATGTACATGTAGATATGCCATTTTTGGAAGAACTGCATCTAAATGGAATACACACATACGATGGACTTGGAAATGCTATTGATGTGTTTCGCAGCTTCGATGCACCTAAGCTGACATATCTTGATCTACGTTCTAACCAGATATCCATTATTACCAAGGAAGATACTATATTGTTGAGTAATCTAACGTTTCTCAACTTAGCAAGCAATACACTTACTTCTTTTGACTATGTGCAGTACCTTGTCAACATTGAGACATTAATTTTGAGAGGAAATAAACTAAGTACTATCCCTAACACACTTATGACAAAATCCGTCCACCCATTCATGAGTAAACTAGACCTAACAGGCAATGCATTAATATGTGACTGCAATATTGAAGCCTTTAAAACCTGGATAATGAAAGATAGAAAAGTATATCTTCAAAATATTCATGATTCTTTTGAATATGAAGATGAAATTGGCAAATGCAACTACTGTTGTGTTTCACCAGATGTGAGAGAGGGATTGAGTATAACAGAGATAGATTTGGACTGTAAGTCATATCGATGGCTTTATATCTTAATAGGTATCATCAGTGCAGTGTTTCTAATAATTGGTGGTTTTATAGTAGCACTGTATCATTGGAATATCAAGAACAGATTATTCTTGTTGTTTAATAGAAGAAGGGATGCTGTAAATTACTTAGCCAATTTTAATGGAGATGATGATATAGATGAGAATGGTATCCCTAGATACGATGCCTATGTGTCATATTGtaatgaagatgaagattggATATGTGATGAATTGGATGCTATCATTGAAGGAGGAGAGGAACCACTCAGGCTGTGTATCAGAGGACGGGACATCCCCGCTAACAAGCCTATTTTGGAATCTATATCATTATACATGAAAAGAAGTCGTAAAATTTTAGCTATCATATCTCCTCGCTATATGGAAGATCAGGGTCGTAATAAATGTAAATTTGAACTGAGCTTGGCACATCAGAGATTACTTGAAGAAAATGATCATGTCCTGATCCTGATCCTCCTGGAGGAGATTCCAGACAATGAGATGACTCTGATGATGAGACAATTATTCCTCCGTGTGCAGTGCCTGAAATGGGCAGGTGATGCATGTGGACAGGGCATATTCTGGCAACGACTTAGAGAGGAACTGAAGAGACGTGTACCTGTTGATGATCGCTATGaggtttaaccccctgagcactacctgccgatctacattggctctgattggtcaattatgtgatatcttcactttaatcaccaatcagaatggagctttgcaaataattcacccgaaTTTTTTTAggtagtgaaattattctaacaatgttactgattggttgaattgataataaaaacttctttttgaccaataagcaggtagttctcatggggttaaatgttTCAAGTTTTACAGACATCTGTGAAGAGTGATGGTTGAGAAGACAGTAGAACATACTATGTGacccgatctgatccactcaggccaaagttagcaattgtgaaaattgagttactaccattgttaactgctcagtacctacacttactgatattgaatccccaggtctcttgaatacttggttacaAAGTTACGAACCTTTTCTATATCCATTTCCTAATGTTAGTACATTTTGTAattgttttttctcctcactttttatatctcagtttcattattgctgacatTAGCCTATCAGATCTGGTTTCTGCTGAAACCAGCCTGTCATATTTGAATGTGAGAAAAACTGTTGTCAAGTTTTCTCATTGTATACAATGAATGTATTTCAAGTATTATGAGTTATTGCAGAAACATATTTTAAGTACAAGTTATCATAAGGAATAGGAAAATTTCATGCAGTATGGAAATTTTCATTGAGAGGGCTACCAATTATGATTATGGACCTGTCAATCAATGGTCACTTTGATTGACAGGTCCATTATCAGTGTATCTTGATGAATATTTATACCAtttattcattttgttatacATATACATATTTTGTATATATAGTCTAACCTAATTACAATAGCTGAGGACTGGCCTAATGTTTCGGCTGTTCTGTCTACTGCTTTCCCCCATTGAaacaattttgatgaattttgaatctTCTCCACTTGacaatattttcatttatttttccaAAAGATTTGTTATATGAATGCCCAAGTCCCAAGACTACATGCTAACAGTTTTAAGGCATAATTGAATAAGTATTGCTTTTTAGAGGTTGAATGAAAACGTCAATCACAGTTTAAAAACTTCATGTCTGAATATATCGGATAAAGGTGAATTCTGACATCAAAATTCTACAAGAAGGCTGTTGGGTTTGGCATGGTATGGCACTAGCAGTACATGTAGACACAGAGAATATAACAATTACAAATTTCAGAGCATGCATGTTTTATGCAATAGACATGATTATATTGTGATCCAATCCGCCTATATGTAATTGTCGATCATTTGGTGGTGCagttagacaaaatattttgtacagaaattctctgaatgggactttaaccaACAGAACAGTATGTAACAGGCACTCCCTTTAACATGTTAATGTGCCTTTATGGTTGAATATGGTACAAATGGTTAGATGTGAAATATTACCACtcataaaaagtgaaagtccGGTAGATCATCATATTACAATCTCAAATTCATTGTAACTaaacagagaagatatctttctcttcccacaatgcatttctttcattttaatttcctgtactgatttgttaCGTTGTGCCACATGGTTCGATAGTGACGAAACATACCTCAGtgaacagaacacatccagatcttgcaaaatatgtttatttcttgactagtgacccatgttcagccagtctattctcaaaatgaaaacaaaggaaacatgtacaaagtattaatgaaagcattatttgatgaaatgaggggatgtatcatgttgcaaaggattctgggaagggtaagatatcttctttagTTACTAAAGGTTAGGTAACATATTACCTAGTAATTTGTTTCAGTGTATTTATGTCATCTATACTTTATTATCGCATCTATATATAGATAGATTTGATTTCATTAATTATGACGTGgtatgtcaaaagcagacacctttgggcaggatcttaaatggagaaatagctcaCAATTTGAGTTTTTGCAGATTTGTGATGCTAATATTTCATGTTTATAAGggcggaatataactggcatcttgtatttttttagacatttttcaaggtcattcctactctcaacattgtcaataatatttttaaagtccaacatctcaatttccaattttataataccattacttctgaactcaatatctttgctgaGGAATGTTTCATTGGGAAAAGCagtgttttggagcaaaaaacCCCTGAAAATTGATAACCTTCCCAAAAGTGtgtgtttttgacatgacacgtcacaattttcCTCTGATATGTCACTTGTATGTTTGTTAATTAAGATTGTATCAATGCAATTGGCAGTAAATAGCACTCGTAATATTTAGCCAAAAGTTATCTTCTGTAGAGTTTAAAAACTCTACAGAAGATAACTTTATGCCCTTAAAAGTGCTTAAAGTTATCTTCTGTAGAGTACAGCTATTAtataaagacttcacaaaaagtaacacagccgttacagatatgcctatagcttcagaactaataatcgtTTTCACACTATTTTAACATCAAAAGAAGGGTCATTTATTTACAGATattttgatatcccatttgtccaattttgttcaatattaacaaaacagaagacagtgtttttaaagaaaactaccagaatttaaaagttgcagctttttgtattttttagaaGTCAGCGCAAAGATAATGGTCAGCTTTACGTGCCACAATGACCGCGTAATAACTATTGATAGCtccaaactgcaacttttaaattaaggcatttttctgtaaaagcactactgacatttgtgacaaaatctgaaatgttaaaataaattCTGTGATTCTGGATTTTAATCAGCCAATAAAATTCACTCCTATAGTTGCTGTAATGAAATagcttttttcttaaaaaatatttacctcattagtttggcttaaaatgaaaAGGGAGCAAATCTGATGGTGAAAACGAATATCATCTTATCATCTTGTGAAAAAACCAAGTATCTAAATTATCAAAAATCTTACATTATTGCTTTGATATAATATAGCCTAGCAGTGGTGTAACTAGGGGGAGCAAGGAGGAGCAACATGCCCCaggcgctaccactagggggcgccaaatcggcctcacttaaaaacagtttagcttcaaactTTTTCGCTGAATTCAccttacttcaagaatttttttccaaccccacctcccatgtcaaaaagaaatctacgccactgcttaaaaaaatattgaaccaatgccattcccacacccccgCGATATTCTCGGGTGCgagggtaggggcgccaattttgttttttgCCCCGGGTGCTATCAACCCTAGTTACCCCACTGTAGGCTAGGTCAAGGCTTCCCAAACTTTTTCCAATGACCCAAAATTCATAAGAAAAATATAGCGTGACCCAAAGCATAACACAAATGGTGCAAGTTACCGAAACTCATCAGTAGAATCCCTGGCAAAATTACCGAAGGGGCACAATATCCAAGTCACCTCCCTAACCGGCTCCAAGAATGAATTTACCgtaaaaggccgaaaatgctacccatgtttgcagcacttccccatatggtcatttgtactgagaaatCCCTGGTTACATgtctaaatttgatttgatttgatttgattttgtacAAGTATTTTTGAATATACATTGTAAATACTGCATTTTGCCAAACATGCCATTAAAATTGAATCTGTTATTTCATGAGATTATGAATCATTGTTTTGTTAGAACAATATAGAATAAAAGGAATGATGCTATTTGATACCTGGTCATATAGTTTTTAAATCCTGAACCTCATTCCAAGATCATGTCAAAAGTGTgactttctttttttaaacacCTTTTTTGTGGAAATTGTCCCATTTTTGGACAGTCCGACGAATAAGACCCGTTTTTTTCTTAGTACCAACTATCCGGACTCAAATCGCTCAAAGATTGACTGTGACAGTATTAGTGCTCAgtgcctgcttattttgaagcCTGCCTACATGCACCTAATTTGCAGTTGTGAATGCTCACTGATTCAGGTGaggctacagcaccattggtgctcttgtttatgATGCAGCTGACCATAAGCAATACAGGGCATCCCTGAAGGTAATGTATCGTCACAAAATTAATTGttggggtattttaacgccaccactaaacataactaaataactggtattgttgaggaataaatcagctatcacataccttTGGAATTttcacaattgaccacaccgttcgtgaaatataagaattttatgaaagtcccccattttcaagcctttcAAGCCACAGATtcaaaatatcaatcgatgatttgtattcggagtgctaatcactgcacaTAATCAGCGCATGAGGTGtctatagatatttgactccgtggaacgggctgtaaatgaggtagtttcgtaaaattcttatatttcaaaaacaagggcaatcaattgtcaaaattgtcaaaagtatgtgacagctgatatattcctcaaccacatcgggTATTTAGTTATGTTAGGCTTACGCGTTATAATAGCTAAAaaatcagtttccgacgatacagttctttcagggacaccctgtataatgggctattacaatccatacaccccctatggacgacatcatggcattaccttaatcttccatataaggagtgtgaatttcaattggggtttaccagaatgggtgactgcatttgaaatcctcactccctctgtgggagattaaggtcatatcttccataaggggtgtatggatttcagctggaatagcctaataataACCACCTGTTTGTTATATTTGCAGCCATACGCAATCATTCCCCCAACAAACCAGTGCTGATATTTGTGTCGTCAAGGAGACAGACCCGTCTGACAGCGTTAGATTTGATCGCCTACCTAGCAGCCGAGATAGATCCTAAACAGTGGCTTCATATGGAAGAAAGACCggtaaggcaccagaaccaaatttgtttgatctctggatcgaccgtcgatgcttctTTGATGCTTATTATTAATGAACTAAGAACTAATTAATGAGAATTAATGCAAAATTTGTCAATATCAATAAGGTTCttgtgttatcacaattaacaagagttaattaattaatttcatagATAATAAGGATTAACCAAGCATTGATGGTCAatccaaagatcgaactaatttgtttctatcgccTAATAAATAAGTTTTTGATGAAAGGTAGACAccttccacaaaaacattatattagattggtcttacaataatacatgtttgaacAGTAGatattgctcaaactccaaataatgtaaAGGTGCTTGCCTTTTGTCTTTTtgtaaagattcacctaatggctGGCACACATAGGCTCTTTTGACTCATGGTAAATTGCACATACAAAACTTAACTTAACTAACAAAATTCATAATGCGCCTTTTCCTGTGGCTACAAAGTGCAACAAGCATATTAAAAAGAAcagcaaacatgatcaaatacagaaaacaaaggcAACAAAAAGAGAGGgatccctcctctgaaaatccaaacaagattttagagttTGTGCCCTTATTTGATGGTGGGATTTTTAGGGGAAGGCACTTTGAGTTTGTGCCTAAacttccagttatgtcaagagaCCCTATATACGCCACGGTATGCTTGTAGATGAAATTCttcagcatgaaaaaaattattgctGAGATGTGTTAGTGTTGCtaacacaaaaaacaaaagaatgaaaTTATATACTTCATTTGAAGACTAAATCAATGCCTTGACACTTCGCTTGATTCCATCCTGTGTGTGTTTTTCATTGATATGtgaaaaaatttaaatgttttaaattccCACTTGAAATTAAGGAGGTAAcctaaatgagctattccatttaaaatccacactacccctgtggaagattttggaaatatctgccacagggggattatgaacttcaaatggaatgagcacatttggcagctccatttaaatttcatacagcCTATGTGAAAGatccaacctgaatcttccattgagggagggtgagttacaaatggagctgttaatgtgttcattccatttgaaattcttactctcCCTgcagcagatatttccaaaatcttccacaggggaatggaatagcctaatgcttAATCTTAGCTGAATGTGAGACAGAAATTGTTTaattatgttaagggggtactacacccctgcccaattttgtgcctatttttgcatttttctcaaaaattatagcgcattggtgacaagtaagatatatatattataggggcaaggactacaactactgcactataaattttatttcagcacaggcaacagttgtggagttaaaaaaaaaatgagggaaaaccaatatttgatcaataaatcaataactacttgtcttgagttgctgaattttcagtgcagtaattgtagtccttgcccctataatatacatatcttacttgtcaccaatgcgctataagttttgagaaaaatgcaaaaataggcacaaaatcggccaggggtgtagtacccccttaatatctccaattaaggttattaattattttatactgttgtgatttggtagttcacagcatcttacgaatggtagtgagctttggcaaaaactgcattgctcaattcatagcgagcctgtagaagaattaaaatatcacagatatacttttataggtactgcggttcttgagttacgttgtaaagagggctgaaacaacaacacttttgtaaaacgtacataactcattaacaacaataaattaagcaagtttgcaaagtatacgatttgtagaactaacttttgcaaaacatcaaggtgttaattttcaataatatattgatctagataataaaaatcgatttttaggttgcttcgaccaacaatacctcgtctacccttaattatCTTTTAAGTGTTAAAACATTTACACAAATAAAGTGCAGTGTGTACAGGGTTGCCACAAATGTTGAGCCCATTTTGTGGGTGTGACACTTGAAATGGTgcaaaa
It encodes:
- the LOC140141590 gene encoding toll-like receptor 6: MATMLFHWITASVLVFLLHPKYSYESKESYESYKSDDSYKSEESYVSDKLYGSHGSSMSSAYQYASELVTILPTEQPPCTYPTGSIVCKTWNQTNVDCAWRFLTCIPHLPHAASVELLDLQHNLINVLPDHTFSEFHNLRSLYLGLNSISFIGNYTFSGLRKLTVLDLRSNYLKTVSGSPFQDLVSLKTLNFRYDGGIKTVFGDASFAGLKHLEELQLNLGKLTLDSIKNASQELSSLVSLTIVGALPYHHFYREGFGCSYPDLVEFTKLTYLAIDKTDACIDLCSHPALQTLHLIGGRMSIDDICPITPPLKSLTLGPWYSYNITQAYEKLHNLRSISLMFAISVWDFIQPLQWLNSPLENVTLIYGKKVPMPPFFNALTFEPLAMMNASLHRLTLSAQTHIEIDGSPFKWFPKLQRLVIESNSLTTLSEFSFKGLDNLQELYLNIHNTDIFASKALHIFYGKNSLKTLNLANNDINFKYLEFEIWDGLCQIQSLEYLELSDNQVAFALARCTFPHLQTLVAQQVGGFSVSLRTLDLHSMAPNLQTIYISKTYVGYSLDVHVDMPFLEELHLNGIHTYDGLGNAIDVFRSFDAPKLTYLDLRSNQISIITKEDTILLSNLTFLNLASNTLTSFDYVQYLVNIETLILRGNKLSTIPNTLMTKSVHPFMSKLDLTGNALICDCNIEAFKTWIMKDRKVYLQNIHDSFEYEDEIGKCNYCCVSPDVREGLSITEIDLDCKSYRWLYILIGIISAVFLIIGGFIVALYHWNIKNRLFLLFNRRRDAVNYLANFNGDDDIDENGIPRYDAYVSYCNEDEDWICDELDAIIEGGEEPLRLCIRGRDIPANKPILESISLYMKRSRKILAIISPRYMEDQGRNKCKFELSLAHQRLLEENDHVLILILLEEIPDNEMTLMMRQLFLRVQCLKWAGDACGQGIFWQRLREELKRRVPVDDRYEV